The Pseudofrankia inefficax genome window below encodes:
- a CDS encoding lantibiotic dehydratase, translated as MDPVLAEGITLTSRTAVPSVLGACGDGRLAATVRAFDRRARLRPTPRAVFAGVQTVVVAERGCALRLGGDHRSRSAPSPVSLTVLAEKLLDAPGVVERLTLTTNNLVRRRGQRFERERPALGSGAPELVSIRATAATTLVLRSCEQGAGYDAIRAAVIDRWPAVPEAVMRGMVVEMTRQGFLLTDLLPDDLGDDPIRHLLGRLPDGCDVDGPLAGLRDQLRAADELPLGSARRLAALTSARESSAHVCGQDNPLCVDVAADAAITVPRRLLQDAAEAVSVLWTMSCAMPTLAAYHAHFVERWGHGRFVPFLEVVDPVLGLGDEGIETSIQSAQASPERLAVLAAVLGDATVRGQAEVVLDEATIAALGAPGAEPPPPGAEAYARVLASSEQDLAAGRLHLALYVGGTQDAGSSAGRFTSLLPGSQPRVPDPPAGALVAEVVVRPRIPVLATVAPPTGVAQLRIPVGVPTRHGDLRLDDLLVVADTDRLTLWSQERGCQVVPVLNSRIGPRYLPAEARLLALLGRSGSRPWCLFSWGSLRDTAFQPRVRYRSTIVAPARWRLPRLLTDAASEPSVWAAQLTSWRLSTVPPLPNVVVTDDGERQLPLDLDDPRDAELLRRYVRRGLRAVTEQPGGDGTIQDVVTGPSGRHLLELVIPLAATKPLPAPPRPISALPRPAGAGLHLPGGPWLSLTIGAPTDQHDEILTGLAALLPGLRGLFDRWFWLRYRSPAIGPHLRVRFHGAPAILGGQLLPAVSEWGARLVADALARGFSVEPYDQEIERYGGPSTIEAAEEVFAVDSDLVLAALAATDEPDQRLVVAALTAATVARTVADGDPAALGRPRLDRASHRRLAELRRLVTDAVRDGTIALPLSHPAWERQSDALRAYHDRLAAGRRADCASSVIHMHANRLLGDTAQERIARALAAGLLARETASR; from the coding sequence TTGGACCCGGTCCTGGCCGAGGGGATCACGCTTACCTCACGGACGGCCGTTCCCTCGGTCCTCGGCGCATGCGGCGACGGCCGCCTCGCGGCAACGGTCCGCGCCTTCGACCGTCGCGCGCGGCTACGCCCGACTCCGCGAGCCGTGTTCGCGGGCGTCCAGACGGTGGTCGTCGCCGAACGTGGCTGCGCGCTGCGTCTCGGCGGCGATCATCGCTCTCGCAGCGCCCCGAGCCCGGTTTCGCTGACCGTCCTCGCCGAGAAACTGTTGGACGCTCCCGGCGTCGTCGAGCGACTCACGTTGACGACGAACAACCTGGTCCGCCGCCGCGGCCAGCGGTTCGAGCGAGAGCGGCCGGCGCTCGGTTCCGGCGCGCCGGAACTCGTGTCCATCCGAGCGACCGCGGCGACCACCCTCGTCCTGCGTTCCTGCGAGCAGGGGGCCGGCTACGACGCCATCAGGGCCGCAGTGATTGACCGCTGGCCGGCCGTCCCGGAAGCCGTGATGCGCGGCATGGTCGTCGAGATGACTCGCCAAGGGTTCCTGCTGACCGACCTGCTGCCCGACGATCTGGGAGACGATCCAATCCGGCACCTGCTCGGCCGGCTGCCCGACGGCTGCGACGTCGACGGACCGTTGGCGGGTCTGCGGGACCAGCTGCGCGCCGCTGACGAACTCCCGCTGGGGTCAGCACGTCGGCTCGCGGCTCTCACCTCCGCGCGAGAGTCCTCCGCCCACGTCTGCGGCCAGGACAACCCGCTGTGTGTGGACGTCGCCGCCGACGCGGCCATCACCGTGCCGCGCAGGCTGCTTCAGGACGCCGCCGAGGCCGTCAGCGTGCTGTGGACGATGAGCTGCGCGATGCCGACGCTCGCCGCTTACCACGCCCATTTCGTCGAACGCTGGGGGCACGGCCGGTTCGTCCCGTTCCTGGAGGTCGTCGACCCGGTCCTCGGCCTGGGCGACGAAGGCATCGAGACCAGCATCCAGTCAGCGCAGGCATCTCCGGAACGCCTCGCGGTCCTCGCCGCTGTCCTCGGCGACGCAACCGTTCGCGGCCAGGCTGAGGTTGTCCTGGACGAGGCGACCATTGCCGCGCTCGGGGCGCCCGGCGCCGAGCCACCGCCGCCGGGTGCGGAGGCGTACGCCCGCGTGCTCGCCTCCTCGGAACAGGACCTGGCGGCCGGCCGGCTACACCTCGCGCTCTACGTCGGTGGCACCCAGGACGCCGGGTCGAGCGCCGGCCGGTTCACCTCACTGCTGCCGGGCAGCCAGCCGCGGGTTCCCGACCCTCCGGCGGGCGCGCTCGTCGCCGAAGTCGTAGTCCGCCCCCGCATTCCGGTGCTTGCGACGGTCGCCCCTCCGACCGGTGTGGCCCAGCTTCGTATCCCTGTCGGGGTCCCTACCCGACACGGTGATCTGCGACTCGACGACTTGCTGGTCGTGGCCGACACTGACCGCCTCACCCTGTGGTCACAGGAACGCGGGTGTCAGGTCGTGCCGGTACTGAACTCCCGGATCGGGCCGCGTTACCTACCGGCGGAGGCCCGGCTCCTGGCGTTGCTGGGCCGATCAGGATCCCGGCCGTGGTGCCTGTTTTCCTGGGGGTCGCTACGTGACACCGCTTTCCAGCCACGGGTGCGGTACCGGTCGACGATTGTCGCGCCCGCCCGGTGGCGCTTGCCGAGGCTGCTGACGGACGCCGCCAGCGAACCGTCGGTGTGGGCGGCGCAGCTGACCTCCTGGCGGCTGTCCACTGTCCCACCCCTGCCCAATGTGGTCGTCACCGACGATGGCGAACGACAGCTCCCCCTCGACCTCGACGACCCGCGGGACGCGGAGCTGCTACGCCGCTACGTACGGCGCGGGCTTCGTGCCGTCACCGAACAGCCCGGCGGCGACGGCACCATCCAGGACGTCGTCACCGGCCCCTCCGGCCGCCATCTGCTCGAACTCGTCATCCCGCTCGCCGCCACGAAACCGCTGCCAGCCCCACCTCGTCCGATCAGCGCGCTACCCCGGCCGGCCGGCGCAGGGCTTCACCTGCCGGGCGGCCCCTGGCTGTCGCTCACGATCGGCGCACCGACAGATCAGCATGACGAGATCCTCACCGGCCTCGCGGCGCTCCTCCCGGGCCTGCGGGGACTGTTCGACCGCTGGTTCTGGCTGCGCTACCGCAGCCCGGCCATCGGCCCTCATCTGCGGGTCCGATTCCACGGCGCGCCGGCAATACTCGGCGGCCAGCTGCTGCCCGCGGTCTCCGAATGGGGGGCGCGACTGGTGGCGGACGCCCTCGCCCGGGGATTCAGCGTCGAGCCCTACGACCAGGAGATCGAGCGCTACGGCGGCCCGTCGACGATCGAGGCAGCCGAGGAGGTTTTTGCGGTCGACAGCGACCTGGTGCTCGCGGCGTTGGCCGCGACCGATGAGCCCGACCAGCGGCTCGTCGTGGCCGCGCTGACCGCAGCGACGGTGGCGCGCACCGTCGCCGACGGTGATCCCGCCGCGCTCGGCCGCCCTCGCCTCGACCGGGCCTCCCACCGCCGTCTCGCCGAGCTGCGCCGCCTCGTAACCGACGCGGTCCGCGACGGCACAATCGCCCTCCCTTTGTCTCACCCCGCGTGGGAGAGGCAGTCAGACGCGCTGCGCGCCTATCACGACCGTCTGGCTGCCGGGCGGCGCGCGGACTGCGCCTCCTCTGT
- a CDS encoding SAM-dependent methyltransferase — protein MTLDYPERQLGGIDLRTDVPHSARMYDYYLDGKNNFPPDRKAAELVLAEFPQARTVARQNRDFLRRATRFLAAHVGIRQFLDVGTGIPTSPNLHEVAQAVSPAARVVYADNDPIVLAHARALLTSHPEGATAYLDANLLDPARILGSDEVRDTLDLTHPVGLSLIAVLHFLPDDVDPHGIVVALLDGLPAGSYLTLTHATGDFARAQADQAAAVYRARGIPAQTRSRAEVECFFDGLEPVAPGVTVAHRWRPDAAGAAKAPGRDGGTLTDAEVSCYAGVGRKP, from the coding sequence ATGACCTTGGACTATCCCGAGCGCCAGCTTGGTGGTATCGATCTGCGCACGGATGTGCCGCACTCCGCGCGCATGTACGACTACTATCTGGATGGGAAGAACAACTTTCCGCCAGATCGGAAAGCTGCTGAGCTTGTGTTGGCGGAGTTTCCGCAGGCGAGGACCGTCGCACGCCAGAACAGGGATTTCCTGCGCCGCGCTACCCGGTTCCTCGCCGCCCACGTGGGTATTCGACAGTTCCTCGACGTCGGTACCGGGATTCCGACATCGCCTAATCTCCACGAGGTCGCCCAGGCGGTTAGCCCGGCTGCGCGGGTCGTCTACGCGGACAATGATCCGATCGTGTTAGCCCATGCCCGCGCACTGCTGACGAGTCATCCGGAAGGCGCGACCGCCTACCTGGACGCGAACCTTCTCGACCCCGCGCGGATCCTCGGCTCCGACGAGGTTCGGGACACGTTGGACCTGACCCACCCGGTCGGCCTGTCGCTGATCGCGGTCCTGCATTTCCTGCCCGACGATGTCGACCCGCACGGCATCGTCGTGGCGCTGCTGGACGGCCTACCCGCGGGCAGCTATCTGACGCTCACCCACGCCACCGGCGACTTCGCCCGCGCCCAGGCCGACCAGGCCGCCGCCGTCTACCGGGCCCGCGGCATCCCCGCCCAGACGCGCAGCCGCGCCGAGGTCGAATGTTTCTTCGACGGCCTGGAACCGGTGGCCCCAGGTGTCACAGTGGCGCACCGCTGGCGCCCCGACGCCGCAGGTGCCGCTAAAGCGCCGGGCCGAGACGGCGGCACGTTGACGGACGCCGAGGTTTCCTGCTACGCGGGCGTCGGGCGTAAACCGTGA
- a CDS encoding SAM-dependent methyltransferase has protein sequence MPSVDPDDRLPWQASEFMFGLGGLDVGRAQSARIFNYLLGGKDNFPVDREVGDSALSVFPSLGVLAWESQAFMRRAVAYLARAGFRQFLEIGVGLPVRRNLHDVAQRINPAATVVYVDHDPMVVLHARALLTCRPPGWTGVAQGDLRDPSGILAQPALACFAPDEPVVLSLIGVLPFLADAHDPYGVVATLLAGLPAGSAVMLTHLTGDQAPEPVGQLVGVYEAAGIPVQARSRAEVAGFLGGLELLGPGLVSCQRWHPAPADLAELTDLVASPTDGEVSCYGVVARA, from the coding sequence ATGCCCTCGGTCGACCCCGACGATCGGCTGCCGTGGCAGGCTTCCGAATTCATGTTCGGGCTGGGTGGGTTGGATGTGGGTCGGGCGCAGTCCGCCCGGATCTTCAACTATCTGCTGGGTGGGAAGGACAACTTCCCGGTCGACCGGGAAGTCGGTGACAGCGCGCTGTCGGTGTTTCCGAGCCTGGGCGTGCTGGCGTGGGAGAGCCAGGCGTTCATGCGCCGCGCGGTTGCCTATCTGGCCCGTGCGGGGTTTCGGCAGTTCCTGGAGATAGGCGTCGGCCTTCCCGTCCGCCGCAATCTGCATGACGTGGCTCAGCGGATCAACCCGGCCGCAACGGTCGTCTACGTCGATCACGACCCGATGGTGGTCCTGCATGCCCGCGCGTTGCTGACGTGTCGGCCGCCGGGCTGGACCGGCGTCGCGCAGGGCGACCTGCGTGACCCGTCGGGCATCCTCGCCCAGCCGGCGCTGGCGTGTTTCGCCCCTGACGAGCCGGTTGTCCTGAGCCTGATCGGGGTCCTGCCGTTCCTCGCCGACGCCCACGACCCGTACGGCGTGGTCGCGACGCTTCTCGCGGGGCTGCCGGCGGGCAGCGCGGTGATGCTGACGCATCTGACCGGCGACCAGGCGCCCGAACCCGTCGGCCAGTTGGTGGGCGTCTACGAGGCGGCGGGCATTCCTGTCCAGGCGCGTAGCCGTGCCGAGGTCGCCGGTTTCCTCGGCGGTCTGGAGTTGCTCGGCCCGGGTCTGGTCTCCTGCCAGCGCTGGCACCCGGCCCCGGCCGACCTCGCCGAGCTCACCGACCTCGTCGCTTCGCCGACCGACGGGGAGGTCAGCTGCTATGGCGTCGTCGCCCGCGCCTAG
- a CDS encoding thiopeptide-type bacteriocin biosynthesis protein, translating into MIERPVSAVSVGRMVDAVRAALAGGDLCEVAATHGLTADRLSAAIAAYHEAGSVALARPGDRWYASRLMFPTQAYPETVMAQVVGPVLDSLESWGTTVDWWFLRRESDWRVQLRYPDPAVLGEFLHDLGKRRPVAATQPQIHEPDVAAFGGMTGTTIAYELFVADSRGILDHARRIDPPLGRRDLAIALGDLLLAGAGLTWTARGGVYAGLAAGSPPGEAAGPAGAGPVGAHLYSFVTDAATRAAINGRWAAAAMTAGERLADAAHDGLLTRPITDILAVLLRAHWARLGLSAPARADLIRTATDAYHQ; encoded by the coding sequence GTGATCGAGCGACCTGTGTCGGCGGTGTCAGTGGGGCGGATGGTCGACGCGGTGCGCGCGGCGCTGGCCGGTGGTGATCTGTGTGAGGTCGCGGCGACGCATGGTCTGACGGCCGACCGCCTTTCTGCGGCGATCGCGGCGTATCACGAGGCCGGCAGCGTGGCGTTGGCGCGGCCGGGGGACCGTTGGTACGCCAGCCGGCTGATGTTCCCCACCCAGGCCTATCCCGAGACAGTCATGGCCCAGGTCGTGGGCCCGGTCCTGGACAGCCTGGAGTCCTGGGGCACAACGGTCGACTGGTGGTTCCTGCGGCGGGAGAGCGACTGGCGGGTCCAGCTGCGCTACCCGGACCCGGCCGTCCTCGGGGAGTTCCTCCACGACCTCGGCAAGAGACGGCCGGTCGCGGCGACGCAGCCGCAGATCCACGAACCGGACGTGGCGGCGTTCGGCGGAATGACCGGGACCACGATCGCCTACGAGCTGTTCGTCGCGGACAGCCGCGGCATCCTCGACCACGCCCGGCGGATCGACCCGCCGCTGGGACGGCGCGACCTGGCGATCGCCCTCGGAGACCTGCTCCTTGCCGGGGCCGGCCTGACCTGGACAGCCCGGGGCGGGGTCTACGCCGGTCTCGCGGCCGGCTCGCCTCCCGGTGAGGCGGCGGGGCCGGCAGGGGCCGGGCCGGTGGGTGCCCACCTGTACTCGTTTGTGACCGACGCGGCCACCCGTGCGGCGATCAACGGGCGGTGGGCCGCCGCCGCCATGACCGCCGGGGAGCGCCTGGCCGACGCCGCCCACGACGGCCTGCTGACCCGCCCGATCACCGACATCCTCGCCGTCCTGCTCCGCGCTCACTGGGCCCGCCTCGGACTATCCGCCCCCGCCCGCGCGGACCTCATCCGCACCGCGACCGACGCCTACCACCAGTGA
- a CDS encoding DUF6236 family protein, with the protein MRDIALYYPWTRVRDDTWLKAAALYWPRLAVLTPYDYPRGQESVTTRVLRDELDFLVEANPAPRANQLADDFLALISQQGDALVRRYGWLREFPGDPGNVLDHCFEENPLDDDRVGWVHLGKLRPELADRLTATGLGVLSDNRFWVGLHPRLAQVYLTALADRVARANDLATVTDQPSSYGALNGWTLETLARVLLTDDADERPATTVEDVAAMYAAVAIATVVPAGLGDVPVERIVRARRTLAVEFDAFRDHVETLTDQLGAMTSNEGPEFVRARLKLLVERDLRRSTADLERGLRQLGLEPARAVLGMTSLELPAAAAAVASGAGLPLAAGQAGLVAAQLIASSAHAHQQARDQRRGAAGYLLGLQEELNPTSVVDRVRRMFRRVSDPALPATRSA; encoded by the coding sequence ATGCGGGACATCGCGTTGTACTACCCATGGACGCGGGTCCGTGATGACACATGGCTGAAGGCCGCGGCGCTGTACTGGCCTCGGCTCGCGGTGCTGACCCCGTACGACTACCCGCGGGGGCAGGAGTCCGTGACCACCCGGGTGTTGCGCGACGAGCTGGACTTCCTCGTCGAGGCGAACCCGGCGCCGCGAGCCAACCAGCTCGCCGATGACTTCCTGGCACTGATCAGCCAGCAGGGTGACGCCCTGGTTCGACGCTACGGATGGTTGCGGGAGTTCCCCGGCGACCCGGGGAACGTTCTCGATCACTGCTTCGAGGAGAATCCGCTCGATGATGATCGAGTCGGATGGGTGCACCTCGGCAAGCTGCGCCCGGAGCTTGCCGATCGCCTGACCGCCACCGGACTCGGCGTTTTGAGCGACAACAGGTTCTGGGTCGGGCTGCACCCCCGACTCGCCCAGGTGTATCTGACCGCGCTCGCCGATCGAGTGGCGCGGGCCAACGACCTGGCCACGGTCACCGATCAGCCCTCCAGCTACGGGGCCCTCAATGGCTGGACCCTGGAGACGCTCGCCCGGGTGCTGCTCACCGACGACGCCGATGAACGTCCCGCTACCACGGTCGAGGACGTCGCCGCGATGTACGCGGCGGTAGCGATCGCCACGGTGGTCCCCGCAGGGCTCGGCGATGTCCCGGTCGAGCGGATCGTGCGGGCGCGCCGCACGCTCGCGGTCGAGTTCGACGCTTTCCGCGATCATGTGGAGACGTTGACCGACCAGCTTGGCGCGATGACGTCGAACGAGGGCCCGGAGTTCGTGCGGGCCCGGCTCAAGCTGCTCGTCGAACGTGACCTTCGCCGGTCGACCGCCGATCTGGAACGGGGACTGCGCCAGCTGGGCCTGGAACCGGCCCGCGCCGTGCTCGGGATGACGTCCCTGGAGCTCCCCGCCGCGGCTGCCGCCGTCGCCTCGGGTGCGGGTCTTCCCCTCGCCGCTGGACAGGCAGGGCTGGTCGCCGCCCAACTCATCGCCTCCAGCGCGCACGCCCACCAGCAAGCTCGCGACCAGCGCCGCGGCGCCGCCGGCTACCTGCTGGGACTACAGGAGGAACTGAACCCCACCAGCGTCGTAGACCGCGTCCGTCGCATGTTCCGTCGCGTGTCCGATCCGGCGCTGCCGGCGACCCGGAGCGCCTGA